The following nucleotide sequence is from Hevea brasiliensis isolate MT/VB/25A 57/8 chromosome 7, ASM3005281v1, whole genome shotgun sequence.
ttttgataattataatttaataatattttaattgttttGTAAGTTCTGTAATGTTACCTTATTCATTTTATTAACGGTGTTATTAAAACCGTGTGAATAGAACTTAATTGCTCTTAATGAAATTTAGGGGTTGAATTGACTATTAAACTAAAATTCAAGGACTTATTTAGACCTTGAGCCTTAAATTTATTTTAGAAAGTTATCATGaccttaaaaaaaattatcattttgTCTTCTCTTTCTCCCTTCTCCCTCACTTCTTTTGTTTTTTTCCTTCACATTTTTTataactaaattaaaattaatttatatttttattaaacttttatcaatttatattttcaaatgaaaataattatattaatttcatattttcaataTTTTGCTATACATAATGTTGTAATGTCTGCCACAATACTAAGTTATTAACTACCTTAACTAAACCTAAGCTTTTctttttttccaaaaaaaaaaaatcactgatTAGTTAGtactttataataattttttttaatttaaaaattaataaatacattTCTTAACAGTTTTAATTAAGAAATATACAAAACTGTTTTCCTTAACAGTtctttatttttgaaaataaacTGTTAAAAAATCAAATAGGACAATTTCATTTTCCACTCTCAattctattatttaatttaaaaagatGCAACCAAAAAAGTTTAAAACTTTTTATGATTTTATCACATTGcaacaaaacaaaataaaaataagtatatttatttatataaatttctcAGACAATTAAATCAAAAAAGCAAAAACAACATAAATGCCAAACAAGTCCTCGAACTCATCTATTTCAAGGGAAAGATGCCATCTTTACTTGGTAGTTCAAGACTTATCACGCCAAACCTGCACTTCGTTGTGGCAAAATCATCCAATTTCTTGAAGATAATGGCAAAAACAGTTTCCAATGCATTATCATTTCCCATCACACCAAAGAAATTGCTATATAATTTAAAAAGTTCAATGTTAGATTTTAACTGGTATAAACACCAATGACTGGTATATTGTAACATATCAACAAAGGTTAACCAAATCTGTAGAGCTATAAAATGCCAGTTTAACCATGAAGTCACACATAAAAAGCCACTGACAACAACCAAGTGCCAAAGCTAGTTTATCATTACACATTTGCAGGGCAACTAACGGTTACCAAGAACCAGCAGTTCCTAGATATAGAAGTTTTCACATTAGACAAGCGGAGGGTATTGCTTAGCTTGCTGGCGTACCCTTTTCTTGTACTCCACAGCATCCTGCATTTAAACCAAGTTCATGCCCATTAGACTAGTAAGTGAAAATAATAACTCTGATCAATTAGTTCCATTTGACTCCCCTTCATTCAAACAACCAACAACTCCTAAAACTCAAGAATATAATCAATCCTTACATGCAAACACCACTATCACACACAGCCACATGTTTTCTTATACTTATCAGGTTAGGTCTTTTCAACATCCATATACCATAAAAGAACACAATCAAGTTGCTATCCAGATTTGAACCTACAAAGGAGGGAGGGTTAAAATGCAAAGACAATAAATTTTCTTCAGAAGAACTTCTACCCTTGTTTGTCTTCTCTAAACACAAGCAAGTAATAACTCTGCAATTTTCCAAACTTAGAACTGAAATTTTGATATTCAAGCCTTGGTTTACAAGAAAATAATGACCCCTCCATATGATAAAACAAATGGAGACCTAAAAAGCACAAAGGCTGTTTCAAATATAGTGGGATTCCATAGAGAAATCAGCATATTTACTAGAGGTCATGGTCAGCATACCTGGATAAAGAGATGATAACCTTCAGTTTGCGCAGGATCAGCAGGATTCGGTTGGTCCAGCAGGTCCTGGATACCCACCAGAATTTGCTTCACAGTAATGGCTGGTCTCCACCCCTACATAAACCATAAGCAAGCTGAGGATCCTGGCAGTAAATAGACCCCCATAACACATCCCAGgggggaaataaatgaaaggagaaTATCCACCAAAAGCAGCATCAGATACTCACACTATCCTCATTAAGGATTGACAGGCAAACAGTTCCAGAAGGGTAGACATTAGGATggaagaaaccttgaggaaatttACACTTGGGAGGCTTGCTAGGATAGTCCTCACTAAAGTGGAGTGTAAGCGGAAAGTAACCACCCTCCCAGTCAGTCTACAATATCATAAAAGTTACAGTCAAACCATCCAATTTGAtgtgaaaatatataaattacaagGTAAAGATATATCCGCTATTCTTATCCTTCTTATCCATCTTTACCAATTAAGAGATATCTTCCAATAGAGATcaaaaaaataaccaaataaaacaAACTAAACATGCCTTGAAGACAAACCTTATCATAAATATACGTGAAGTAAGAGAGGGAGGTAACACAATGGATGTGCAAAGTCATGTATTATCTTTGCAACATAGGCATATGAGGATACTAAAAtacaggagagagagagagagagatcagaAGTACAAAATAAAGTCATGACAGAAACTATTTCTCCAAGTCAAACTTCAACTTAAATCCCGACATTACAACTgaagaaattcaagttttacttGTCAGATTTtccattattttctttttttacccAGCAAAATGAAGTATTGAATCAGTTAATAGAGTGCCTATAGAGGGGCACTACCTCCTGTACCACGGTATTATTGTGGTTTATAATAGGCAAAGTGTCAGGTACAAATTCTTGTCTTTTGGTAAATTGGTAGATTAGTACTGTACCAGAATACACAACAATACCAGAATAAGCCAAGCCATGCAATAGAGAggtgaaaaaaattaaatagtgggGACAATAAACTTATCAAACAGTGTAGGTGACTCAGGAAGGAAGCAGT
It contains:
- the LOC110672432 gene encoding SUMO-conjugating enzyme SCE1, which gives rise to MSGGIARGRLTEERKAWRKNHPHGFVAKPETLPDGTVNLMVWHCTIPGKPGTDWEGGYFPLTLHFSEDYPSKPPKCKFPQGFFHPNVYPSGTVCLSILNEDSGWRPAITVKQILVGIQDLLDQPNPADPAQTEGYHLFIQDAVEYKKRVRQQAKQYPPLV